Proteins encoded together in one Ciona intestinalis chromosome 3, KH, whole genome shotgun sequence window:
- the LOC100181787 gene encoding E3 ubiquitin-protein ligase RING2, with amino-acid sequence MSQSNNTSCVQTNKTWELTPYELQRTPQEVITDNTEIAVSPRSLHSELMCPICLDMLRNTMTTKECLHRFCSECITTALRSGNKECPTCRKKLVSRRSLRPDPNFDALIAKIYPSRDEYEAHQAKVLQNITRHHNQAALTASIEEGLKSQAASRLQKVKKQDISTPTTTQPTTGASNGDTNSGLSREKENTDSSSQTHSSVRTSEERESDVSNSPPVNKKRKISETTEETTVTTTSGAPSPVPETSSNSASVEKQSVKKEAPQAALSVELELHPHPDQTGSKVEQTVRFIKTSVHATVHHVAQYIALRNTVEKQTTKGTVVPTALDVYPEYTIFVKENELYKDLELTETLETVQEKYWNPDNRPLVYYLKKS; translated from the exons ATGTCACAAAGTAACAACACTTCGTGTgtgcaaacaaacaaaacgtgGGAGCTTACCCCGTATGAACTACAACGTACCCCACAG GAGGTAATAACAGACAACACAGAAATTGCTGTTTCACCAAGAAGTTTACACAGTGAATTGATGTGTCCAATATGTCTGGACATGCTGAGAAACACAATGACCACCAAGGAATGCCTCCATAGATTTTGTTCCGAGTGCATAACAACTGCTTTACGGAGTGG AAACAAGGAGTGTCCAACATGTCGTAAAAAGTTGGTGTCGAGAAGATCCCTTCGTCCCGATCCAAACTTTGATGCTCTCATTGCAAAAATATACCCATCGCGAGATGAGTATGAAGCACACCAAGCTAAAGTCCTCCAGAATATAACCCGCCATCATAATCAAGCTGCCTTAACTGCCAGTATAGAAGAAGGTCTAAAATCTCAAGCCGCTAGTAG gTTGCAGAAAGTGAAAAAGCAAGACATCAGTACACCAACCACAACACAACCTACAACAGGGGCTTCTAATGGCGATACTAATAGTGGTTTAAGCAGAGAGAAGGAGAATACTGATTCCTCTTCACAAACACATTCATCTGTGAGGACATCTGAAGAAAGAG AATCCGATGTTTCTAATTCACCACCTGTcaataaaaaacgaaaaatttctgaaacaacagaagaaaCTACCGTCACAACCACTAGTGGTGCTCCGTCTCCTGTTCCtg AAACAAGCTCAAATTCAGCTTCAGTTGAAAAGCAATCTGTTAAAAAAGAAGCGCCACAAGCTGCCCTGTCTGTTGAGCTTGAGTTACATCCACATCCGGATCAAACCGGTTCCAAAGTTGAACAAACTGTCAG gtttattaaaacttctGTACATGCAACTGTACATCATGTTGCTCAATACATTGCGCTGCGAAACACTGTTGAAAAACAAACGACCAAAGGAACTGTGGTTCCTACCGCGTTGGATGTCTATCCTGAATATACTATTTTCGTCAAAGAAAATGAACTGTATAAG GATTTGGAGTTAACAGAGACACTTGAAACGGTGCAAGAAAAATATTGGAATCCTGATAACAGACCGCTGGTTTATTATCTTAAGAAATCttga
- the LOC108949301 gene encoding PAX-interacting protein 1: protein MARLFYSPDSLKCEKAKEWSVVCVSLRWLRDLLQSDTGQVDLHQPVYQKFGDDLQSGLLIDLNKARGLLEPWRKPIAITPECLAKSSVKRKFPSLPQSPLVAKRARQEESFEALPRVCFTGFSASITLDLTKKLESLNAQIVTTLTLCTHLVARNISRTVKFLCCVSSCSYVVTPQWIEDSFRKGVLLDEDNYWLSDKQMEEKFKFTLQGSVLKAKALPLFKDCLFCITEKVVPEKKTMKQIIECAGGRVLTRMPSISVLKHMNSRTSPNNRVFVVSCNEDEATYLSIRREGIPVYNAEIVLTGVLKQTIDMDYYRL from the exons ATGGCACGCTTATTTTACAGTCCAGATAGTCTAAAGTGTGAGAAAGCAAAAGAGTGGTCAGTGGTTTGTGTATCGCTACGTTGGTTGCGTGACTTACTGCAGAGCGACACAGGGCAGGTTGATCTTCACCAACCTGTATATCAGAAGTTTGGTGATGATCTTCAATCTGGGTTGCTCATTGACTTGAATAAAGCGAGAGGTTTGCTCG AACCATGGAGAAAACCAATTGCTATCACTCCTGAGTGTTTAGCCAAGTCAAGTGTGAAACGGAAATTTCCGTCTCTTCCTCAGAGTCCACTGGTTGCAAAACGAGCAAGACAAGAAGAAAGCTTTGAAGCTCTACCGCGCGTTTGTTTTACTGGTTTCAGTGCTTCCATTACACTGGATTTGACAAAG AAACTGGAATCGTTGAATGCTCAGATTGTCACCACATTAACTCTCTGCACCCACCTTGTGGCTCGAAATATTTCACGTACTGTCAAGTTTCTCTGCTGCGTGTCTTCATGCTCATATGTGGTTACACCACAGTGGATTGAGGATAGCTTCAGAAAAGGAGTTTTGCTGG ACGAGGACAATTATTGGTTATCTGACAAACAAATGGAGGAGAAGTTCAAGTTTACTCTGCAAGGAAGTGTGTTAAAAGCAAAAGCTTTGCCGTTGTTTAAA gaTTGCTTGTTCTGTATCACTGAGAAAGTTGTTCCagagaaaaaaacaatgaaacaaatcATTGAATGTGCCGGTGGGCGAGTTCTTACACGAATGCCATCAATCTCTGTCCTCAAACATATGAACTCAAGAACG TCACCGAACAATCGTGTGTTTGTCGTTTCGTGCAACGAAGATGAGGCAACTTATCTTTCCATTCGAAGAGAAGGAATCCCTGTTTATAATGCGGAGATCGTACTGACCGGTGTTTTAAAGCAGACTATAGACATGGACTACTACCGCTTGTAg